The nucleotide window GTACCTCCTGTCCCGGCTGCCTATGCCAGTCAGAAACAGCGGCCCTACACCCCTCTTTCAACAACTACCGACGTCTTCAGCCCTTCCGAATCTTCTCGAGCATCCGCTCTCTCGGCATCTGCCTCTCCTGTCATAGGCCCGCACAACAGGAAATCAAAAACTCCAACGCCATCAACCATGTCTGAACGGCGCGGGTCGCCGGCTAGTGCCATGATCACAGACAAGCCTTTACCTTCTGTTAGAGACAATGTCGACGATCATGACTCGACACCTATGACAATGGCCACTAAACGAGAATCCGGTTCCCATGATGCCAGAGATCCAGCCAGTGTATCAGAAAACGAAACTCCATCTCGATCCacatcttcctcttcccgCAGAATCGTCCCTTCGCCTTCACCTGCCACCGCAGCAATAACATCTTTTTCTGACGATATGGCAGGTATGCTTGCTAACATCGGACAGTCGGAACCTGCGATGGAGCTTGGCTTACCGCCGGAAAGGTTGAGGCACAAAGATGATAAAAACAGGTTTTCGGCCGTTTTGGGAAAGCCCCTTTCAGATCAGGAGCCAGTCTCGGCAACATTGACATCATCAACATTCCTGTCAGTTGCTTCGTCTCCACAACGGTCGGCATCATTGCCTGCAGCTTCAGCATCGGAGCAGGCGTCGTCAATGACTCTTAAAGTTTCATCTACCGCTCCGCTGTCATCCTTCCTTGATCCTCCTATTTTCCAATCTAGTACATTCTTGAATCATGAGCTCTTCTCTCACCACCCTCAACAGCCTCAAAAACGGCACCACACTGAGCCCTGCATCAACCTCCATGCCTCGTCCCCATCCCTCTCTTCTGCGACTGCACCTTCCGTAGACGTCCTTCAAATTGCATCGATATTCGAAACAACTCGCAATGGCGACCAAAAGGGAGAGAACGCGTGGCAAGCATCTTCAGAAGGGCCATCCCCGCTTCTACCGTCTTCTGCCAAGTTTGATTCCTCTGTCGGCGTCGAACGTACGGATAGACCATCACCATCGCCCATTGCATCTTCGGCTTGGGCTCGTCAAGCTCAAGAGTCGCCCGCCTCCTGGCCATCAGCACGACTGCAGCCCAGTTTGTCGGATAGGATTGATAAGGCTTCTGTGCCCGCTTCCTCTAGCGCCATGTCTGGTGTCAACTCCCTATCGGCTCAAGATGAGGTCGTGAAGATGATTTCCTCCCGGCCAGGGACCCCTAGTAAAGTACAGGAGCAGGCTGTAAGGACATCGTCCACCGATAAACAGCTTGAAAGCAAGAAGGATAGCGAATTAGGTCGTGAGCAAGAGGAATTGGGAGAAGAAACCAATGAtgagaaggggaagaggcTAGCACGGGAATTTTACAAAGGAAATGGGACGACTGTGGCTAGCGAAAAGATGGCAGAGTTTTTAGGTGGACCGTGAGGATTTCAATTAACACTTATCCCATGTGGCGACGAATCAGGGCTGATCATTTTGATTTTTGCAGGCATGCTATCAACGACATCACTTTGAAATACTTTATGCAGTACTTCAATATGGAGGGGCAAAACCTCGTCGACGCCTTTCGGTAAGAGCTTGAATTTCTCCAAATCAAACCACATTTGCGCGACAActgattttttttttcaaCGCAGGAAACTGTGCCAGAAACTCTACCTCAAGGCCGAATCCCAAGAGCTCGACCGTATCATGGGTGCGTTTTCCGCTCGTTTTTTCGAGTGCAATCCCAACACCGTCTTTGGATCTTCTGGTATCTTGCATACCGTCTCCGCCGCGATGCTCATGCTCAACACGGACCTCCATATCGCAGAGTTGAGTAGACACATGTCGAAAGCTGAATTTATCAGGAACACACTACAGGCTATCCATGAGAGTACAGCTGTTGATCCAAACACCATCTTGAGCGGCGCCGCTGGGGATGAAAGATCTTCGACTCCCGATTTGGTGAGAGATGACGGAAGCAGCATAAAGCCTAGCCTCACCTCAAATTCGTCCATGTCTACCACGCTAATCAACACGAGAGCCAAAACCCCAGTCCAAGCGGGACAAGCTCGAAGTACTTCGGCACCCATCATTACCCCTCACACTCATTACGGGCGCGCAGACAGTTCGCTATCCGTAGCTGGCATATCCACAGAAGGGAAAAGCAGAAATAGCTCTTTTAGCGGAGGCTCACGGAGCTATTCCAAGACATGGGAGGCAGAAGCTGAAGCTGCACTAAAAGACATCTACTCTTCCGTTCGTGCCGACAAGATCCTTCTTCCTATATCTGACGTTCCTGTGAGCGATCGAAAAGTGTCTGGCTCGAGCAATCGCCAGTCAATGATTTCAATTGCTAGCAACGGCCCTTACGACTCTAGGCTGGGTAGGGTACGGACCCCGACAGACCGTATGAATGTACTCAGACGTGGGAGTATACGTAGTATTCAAGGTCGGCTGAATAGCGGCGGTAATAGTCCTTATGGTTCCCAGTGGTACGGATCGGATGGGAGACTCAGTCCCGCTCTGAGCAACGCAACGTCTATCAATGAAACGGGCGGCACTGGTTCCGGTTTCTCATCTTTCACCCCCTCCCTGGGTTTTGCCTCCAACCTGTCACACACTGTTATTCGAGAAAACGAAGACGAGGTCGGTTCGTTGCACTCAAAGGCTAGTGTGGGCACAGTGGAGGATATGGACGATGATGAGCTTGCATTGCTGGGTGCGCCGTGGGCCAAAGAGGGAATCCTACAGCGCAGAGTACATGGAGAAGGCGTGGCAAAGAGAGTGAAAAAGGCTGATTGGAAGCAATTCTTTGTGGTGGTCAGTAAGGGAGATCTGTACATGTTCACTTTTGGGGATGGCAAGGGCGGAGGGGGATTCATGGGCGGGTCTGTGGGTGGTGGGAATTGGCTGGTAAGTTTTTAAAACTCCTGCCAAACTAGAGTGGGGTTGTACTGATGGCGCGTATTGGGGAATCTGCAGGAAAATGCCAATGCGAATGGTACCATCAACCTCATGCATATCACTGCTGCAGCACTTCCCAAGCAAGGccactcttcttcaagacCATATTGTTTCACTGTAAGCCAGTCATCCGGCGAAGTGATCACCTTTGCAGCAGGTACAGAAGATCTCGTCGCTGAGTGGATTGCGACGTGCAACTATTGGGCGGCAAGGAAGAGCCGACAGCCATTACAGGGAGGCGTGTCGAATATGGAGTTTGGATGGAACAGGGTCACGGTGGATCCATTGGAGGATGAAGGTGATCGGATGAGTATCTTTAGTCAGAAGAGTAATGGGAGCCGAATGGGAGGCACGTATGGCCGGCGAGCTCTGGGGAATGGTAGCGGGGGCAGCACAGGGCGATTTGACAAAATCCATATCAATGATTGGAAGCCGCCACCTTCTGCGATGATGCCGAGTACtttggaagaggaggctCAATTGGAAGCATTGGTCGAGTATGTAAAGTCACGAGAAAAGGAGCTAGAGAAGCATAAGGCCATTGAGGAGCCGATGATCCGATTGGTAAGTTTTTGGTTGTTGTATAGAAAGTAGCTAGGATTGGGCGCTGATCCTCACCACACATAGTACTCTCATGGATCAAAGAACCTCCACAAAGCAAAGGAAAATTGGAAGGCCAAATCACACTATATCCATAATGAAATATTCAAATACGAAACATACATCGATGCTCTGCGAAACGCAATATCCCTTCGCGTCAAGAAGcagggagagaagaaacTAGAAAAGTCGCTCAACACGTCGAATAACAACTCGCAGTCGTCCTCTGGTGATAAATCCGGAGCTTTGGATAAGAGTAAAAAGGCAGTTGATGCAAGTGGCGCGGCGCAGGGTGTGAATGCGCGAGGATTAACGATTGATCCGACCATCACGGTTGGACAATCTGAcgatggtgaagaagagcagcCTATAACGCCGACGACTATCAGGAGGTGACACGGCCTCAGAGATATATAATGTTTTATAGTGTGGACTTTTATAATACGAACTGTAATGCATGTGTTAACTTGCATTTCATTTGCTCTGCCCGACGGCAGGCTGTATGTATAGACGACGAAGGGTGCGTGAATGACGTCGGCAAGGAAAGCGGCCATCGCCGATCATCTGCTCTATTATGTAtgtattattatttattatttTATTATTGATATCGAGGCTTCTTGCGACGAAGATCTATTTGTTTGTTCTCAATGCGCCTTGTCTCTGTTGCGCGTGGCGATGATCCGTTACTACTAACGACCTACTCTGCTTGCCAACAAACTTTCTCCACCCCTGGAAATCATGGCACACTCTGCCCGCGGCGGGAAATCAAAGGCCGACATTACGTTTCAAGATTTCCTTAGGGCAGAGGCACATCTCAACAGACCTCGTCAGTGTCAAAAATGTTACCAGTACTGGCCATGGGCAACTTTCAGGCTCGACAGAACTGGTGCGCATGTAAGTTGTCTTGTAATTTGAATGGTCAGTTTTATATGTGAGTGTAAAAACCGACTTTTGGATATAAAAGCCTCTGTTCTGCCTCCGATGTTCAAGGCCAGACTTATACCGCAAGCACTGGAAGGCGACACATGATGAAATGGTATGTTACAATCTCACATCGTGTGTGCTATGCCCGTTATGCTTTTAGTTGGCTGATTGTGAATCATTCTGAAACTCTCCAGAGATCGCTTATCGATACAGCCGCAAAGATTCAGAAAGGGAACTTGGGTCCCAAAGAGGCCGTGAAAATAAATTCTGCACCTCCATTCCCTCTACCTCCTCAAATGTCTACCTCTACATCTCACACTATGCCCCCGGTCTCTATGGCCCAGCGGGAAACTGCTATACGCCCACCTACACTCGCCCAAGATCGTACGAACCTCTCATCCACCTTGATACCAGGAGTGCCGCCAGGTTTCGGTAACGCTCCGTTAGTAGGGGCAGTCGCCTATCCTCTGCAAAGCACTGTCCAGAATGCGTCCAGTTCGACTGAGGCATCGTCATCCCGTTTGGGAGGATATACTCAACCGTCATATCCTATAGGAAGGCCACGACAAACACCGGGCATCCCGACACATTCGAATCTGCAGTTTTCAAGTGCACCAGTGAACACTTTTGGAGCGCCTCCAAACGCTGTTGGCCCAGCCTCCCCTTTTCTCCCCACATTTCCTGTCACTGCTGGCGCCATCAACAATATAGGCTCGCCGCACTACCCCCCTAACGTGTCCAGAGCACATGTCAATATTTATCTCCCTGGGTGCTCCCCGTATCAGTTGCCTTTAGGGAGATTCAATGTAACAAAGCTCCGTGATGAGGATGCTTTGCTGTTATCAGCAAAACCTGACGAGCTGAGAGCGCTGTTTGAGCCGCCTCGATCATTATTATGGTTTGTCTTGGACTGCTTTTAGAATTAAACTTTATCAGATGAATATGCTGATAGTACTGTTTTTTTAGGCTACAGCTTATCTGTGTaccctcttctccttcctcagTATTGCCGTTCAGCCAAATCATGCGCTCTTACCTCTCTTTTATTTATCATGACAAAGCAGTCGCTGCGCCAGCGCATCCTCCGTTGCTCCCGGCAGAGTTCATCAATGTAATGAGGAATTTGTGGCCCAAAATCAGATATGCAGGTGGTGAGCGAGGTACAGAGGTATTTTGCATAGGCTTGGCATTGAGGACAGAGAGGAGACAGATTACCTCAGGACCGGATGCAGAGGTGGAGAATACTCGGTCACCAAAAGCTGGACCAGCAGCCGTGTCAACACGGGGAGGCAACGTTGGAGAAGCGGCAATTGCGACGTCTAGTGCGGCCGTCTCAACAACAGTGGCCCAGCCTGTGGAACCAATTACGACGTCAGTTGGAGCATCATCGCAAGTTGTC belongs to Cryptococcus gattii WM276 chromosome I, complete sequence and includes:
- a CDS encoding Guanine nucleotide exchange factor, putative (Similar to TIGR gene model, INSD accession AAW42749.1); translated protein: MEAAPPRPSTSSSRSLRRTPADFEAALRNPQATLYLSAGPPPVGEDLESEAASTATGHRYSSGTNAAAMDEQDAPVPADKRSFEDDLRALGRAQERDEGRIGLGVGDVREGSVVKGPPTSVPGVIPHTPSGHTRKASCMTTTSTTSTGNGDTPTRAARRQVKSIGLDAELGIEPKSKKAPPKRRTLFSKATTTSQPDLASMVRRTTHRSSKTSSTPSPSLSTSTSSRTLYRKEQPSPSASRIRSATESSDKYGNMKGGGQMATIAEGTGPLSRHKSNASDDGFKTMKYRARGMLGKMFGSSKEGHHSPNLSTSASSSHVDINAETAYPPVPPVPAAYASQKQRPYTPLSTTTDVFSPSESSRASALSASASPVIGPHNRKSKTPTPSTMSERRGSPASAMITDKPLPSVRDNVDDHDSTPMTMATKRESGSHDARDPASVSENETPSRSTSSSSRRIVPSPSPATAAITSFSDDMAGMLANIGQSEPAMELGLPPERLRHKDDKNRFSAVLGKPLSDQEPVSATLTSSTFLSVASSPQRSASLPAASASEQASSMTLKVSSTAPLSSFLDPPIFQSSTFLNHELFSHHPQQPQKRHHTEPCINLHASSPSLSSATAPSVDVLQIASIFETTRNGDQKGENAWQASSEGPSPLLPSSAKFDSSVGVERTDRPSPSPIASSAWARQAQESPASWPSARLQPSLSDRIDKASVPASSSAMSGVNSLSAQDEVVKMISSRPGTPSKVQEQAVRTSSTDKQLESKKDSELGREQEELGEETNDEKGKRLAREFYKGNGTTVASEKMAEFLGGPHAINDITLKYFMQYFNMEGQNLVDAFRKLCQKLYLKAESQELDRIMGAFSARFFECNPNTVFGSSGILHTVSAAMLMLNTDLHIAELSRHMSKAEFIRNTLQAIHESTAVDPNTILSGAAGDERSSTPDLVRDDGSSIKPSLTSNSSMSTTLINTRAKTPVQAGQARSTSAPIITPHTHYGRADSSLSVAGISTEGKSRNSSFSGGSRSYSKTWEAEAEAALKDIYSSVRADKILLPISDVPVSDRKVSGSSNRQSMISIASNGPYDSRLGRVRTPTDRMNVLRRGSIRSIQGRLNSGGNSPYGSQWYGSDGRLSPALSNATSINETGGTGSGFSSFTPSLGFASNLSHTVIRENEDEVGSLHSKASVGTVEDMDDDELALLGAPWAKEGILQRRVHGEGVAKRVKKADWKQFFVVVSKGDLYMFTFGDGKGGGGFMGGSVGGGNWLENANANGTINLMHITAAALPKQGHSSSRPYCFTVSQSSGEVITFAAGTEDLVAEWIATCNYWAARKSRQPLQGGVSNMEFGWNRVTVDPLEDEGDRMSIFSQKSNGSRMGGTYGRRALGNGSGGSTGRFDKIHINDWKPPPSAMMPSTLEEEAQLEALVEYVKSREKELEKHKAIEEPMIRLYSHGSKNLHKAKENWKAKSHYIHNEIFKYETYIDALRNAISLRVKKQGEKKLEKSLNTSNNNSQSSSGDKSGALDKSKKAVDASGAAQGVNARGLTIDPTITVGQSDDGEEEQPITPTTIRR
- a CDS encoding Hypothetical protein (Similar to TIGR gene model, INSD accession AAW42751.1; CND05190), which encodes MAHSARGGKSKADITFQDFLRAEAHLNRPRQCQKCYQYWPWATFRLDRTGAHPLFCLRCSRPDLYRKHWKATHDEMVCYNLTSCVLCPLCF